Proteins encoded in a region of the Vicia villosa cultivar HV-30 ecotype Madison, WI linkage group LG5, Vvil1.0, whole genome shotgun sequence genome:
- the LOC131606175 gene encoding pyridoxal 5'-phosphate synthase-like subunit PDX1.2 — MAQDTTVTVYNNTTTSITDPIQSHYSFNLALSQSLCGGAILHVTNLAQAKIAEEAGACAVAVLDQIPAGKLIISRMSDPSLIKSIKNSLSIPVISAARIGHFVEAQILQAIGVDYIDETEILTPADDQNHINKHNFQIPFISGARSLGEALHRIREGAIMIRLQGELTNSGNISETVKSVRCLMKELRVLYNMDDDEVFAFAKRIQAPYDLLAQTKQMKRLPVLHFAAGGIVTPADAALMMQLGCNGVFVGSEIFDYEDAFNRVKGIVQAVKNYNDPHVLVETMMMGVKLGDNRIEDGSFDTENV, encoded by the coding sequence ATGGCACAAGACACCACCGTCACCGTCTACAACAACACCACCACCTCCATCACCGATCCAATCCAAAGCCACTACTCATTCAATTTAGCCCTCTCCCAATCCCTCTGCGGCGGCGCAATTCTCCATGTCACCAATCTCGCCCAAGCCAAAATCGCCGAAGAAGCAGGCGCATGCGCCGTCGCAGTCCTCGACCAAATCCCCGCCGGAAAACTCATCATATCTCGAATGTCAGATCCTTCCCTCATCAAATCCATCAAAAACTCCCTCTCAATTCCCGTCATCTCAGCAGCAAGAATCGGCCACTTCGTCGAAGCTCAAATCCTCCAAGCCATCGGTGTTGATTACATCGACGAAACCGAAATTCTCACCCCCGCCGACGATCAGAATCACATCAACAAACACAATTTCCAAATCCCGTTCATAAGCGGCGCTCGCAGCCTTGGCGAAGCGCTTCACAGAATCAGAGAAGGCGCAATCATGATAAGGCTTCAAGGAGAGTTAACAAACTCAGGTAACATCTCCGAAACCGTCAAGAGcgtaaggtgtttgatgaaagaATTGCGAGTCCTCTATAACATGGATGATGATGAAGTTTTTGCTTTCGCCAAGAGAATCCAAGCGCCTTATGATCTTCTAGCGCAAACCAAACAGATGAAGAGGCTTCCTGTTTTGCATTTTGCTGCCGGCGGGATTGTTACTCCCGCCGACGCGGCATTGATGATGCAATTGGGTTGTAATGGTGTGTTTGTGGGATCAGAGATTTTTGATTATGAAGATGCTTTTAATCGTGTTAAGGGTATAGTTCAAGCTGTTAAGAATTACAATGATCCTCATGTTTTGGTTGAAACTATGATGATGGGTGTTAAGCTTGGTGATAATAGGATTGAAGATGGGTCATTTGATACTGAAAATGTCTAG